CACAAATATGAAAGACAAAACTAATGTAGTACATTAATAATTAGATTTCAGGGAAAAAAGCATTAATAGCAATGAAACAGGACTTTAGCCTTGAAATTGAGTTATGTGGCCTGTGCTCTGGCTCCCATTGGTCTGTGTTTTTCAACTCCTGTACTGTCTCTGGTCTACAGACCCCAGATTTGTGAGGTTGGGGACACTGTTCTTAACTCTGTCCACCTCCCTTCACTAGCACCAGGGAGATCACTCTACCCTCTCTGCAGGTTCTGTGCTGTGTGTCAGCACAGGCCATCTTACCTGAAGCCTTTCAAGACTGTTGCTCTGCTATGCCAACTGGCTCTTCCAGTCAGTGTCCTCTCATTTCTAACTGACGGTGACATTTTGCTCTCTAGGCTTGGGCTTAAGCCTTGCTGGTGGAGAAATGGACATTCCTTGCACAAATGAAACTACTCTTCTTGCTTCACCGTGTACCTCTGGATTATTCTTCCTGGGTGTGGCTAAGAGATCACAGTTTAGGAATGCAATAACTGTAGCCTAAAAAGTTCAAGAGAAGACATGGTTAGAATACATATTCTACGTTTATGTTAGAAAAGTCCAACGACTAAATATAACTAGGAAATGACttattattcacattttcctGTATTCTCTGGGTGAGACTTGCATTTTTGGTAATTATCAATGAAACAGAGTAATAATCTTTGTTACTGGAAGCTAGTACtcataatcggagaaggcaatggcaccccactctagtactcttgcctggaaaatccatggacagaggagcctggtaggctgcagtccatggggtcgctaagagtcaggaatgactgagcgacttcactttcacttttcactttcatgcattggagaaggaaatggcaacccactccagtgttcttgcctggagaatcccagggacgggggagcctggtgggctgccgtctctggggtcgcacagagtcggacacgactgaagcgacttagcagcagcagcagtactcatAATGGCACAATGGATACACCATCATGAGTAAAGATGTAACCAGCATTAAATAAATGATACTAGGGAACTGTAGAGTTAAGCTCTACATAGTTCAGTACAATAGTAACTGCATTACTACTCTAATCACAGTGGGAGATATGAAATTAGCCAGGAACGGCACACTTGATATTAAAGAACATAAAGAGACTATATCCTTGGCCTATATACTAGAAAGACCCTTCACATCACTGATTGGGCAAtaaacatactccttttccttatCCATTATTCTAAATATGTACCAACAAACCACTCTACCTTATATGGGACTGTGGATTTTATAGTACATTTAAAAATCGTTTATAAAAGccctgtaaaaacaaaacaaaaatccctgCAGGGATGCCTGATTAGAGTCTAGGAGAAACCAGAAGCCACAAAAATGTTATCTTGGAAATAgagtgcaaagagatcaaatAGAATATGGAATGACAAATCCGTTGGATTTGAGGGTTAGAAAACTACCAACACCATAgccactgggggtggggagagagaacaAATTTCAGTAGGTTGAATAGTGAGTGACGTGAAATTTGACAGTGACTATTTTTTTTGGTCAAGACTAGCTATAAACAATAGTAGACAGAAATGCGGGAGCAACTATTACATggagcatcaaaaataataatgagtGAAATTGACtgcatttgagaaaataaaaattcttgagTAAATACTGGAGAGTGGGAAAAACAGATTCACTTAACACCACTAGTAGACAACTAtaactttttttggccatgctgagggacttgtgggatcttagttccccaaccagggactgaacagcaGGTCctcaaagtgaaagtgcagaatcctaaccactggacttccagggaattctctaaTACCGACTctactctttttcttttggctgtgctgagtcttcacagcatgcctgggcttagttgccccatggcatgtgggagtttagttccctgaccaggggtcaaacttgtgtTCCCCcccctggaaggcagattcttaaccactggaccaccagggaaatcccctctttactcttaaaaaaaaagtacctgaACAATAGAGATCTGGTAGGCAACATTGTAAGCAAGCAATCTTATTATCTGACATTACTAATAGTGGGGCCACTTGACATTGTGTCTCCTAATGTAATACAATATGAAAGGCACAACATAAACCTATGAAATATCTCCGTTAAAACCTTCAATCTAATTATGTTCTAGAAAATGAGACGAGACATAACCGAAAACCATGGGGTCACTTTAATGAAATCCTGGTTAAACATCAACAACAATTACAAGACGATGTAGGGACAAGTAAAAAAACTTAAATATGGGCTAAACattagattggagaaggcaatggcaccccactccagtactcttgcctggaaaatcccatggatggaggagcttggtaggctgcagtctatggggtcgctaagagtcggacacaactgagcgacttctttcacttttcactttcatgcattggagaaggaaatggcaacccactccagtgttcttgcctggagaaccccagggacggcagagcctggtgggctgccgtctctggggtcgcacggagtcggacacgactgaagcaacttagcagcagcaaacattagATAATATTGAAGATGGGTATAATGGCAACAGCCCAAACAGAAAGACAGGAGGCGGTGTTCATTATTTTCGGAGATTACAGGATAGAAGTTGTGGGTGACGAGATACAGACAAGTTGCAAAGCATGGGTGTGAGAAGGCAAGGGAATACCAGGTGATCTCCATGAAGTACAAGGCAAGGAGAGTAGGTTGGTCGGTGGCATGAAGAGTGAAGATTTGGAGTAGCTACTGTGGGGAATGGCAAAGGCAGCTGACTGGAgacacataaaattttttttatggggtgcatggacttccctggtggtacaggggataagaatttgcctgccagtgcagaggacgaagttttgatccctggtctgggaagatttcaaataccacggagcaactaagctcacacaccacaactactgaacttgagtgctgcaactactgtggcctgtgctctgcaatgaggagcagcccctgctcagccACTAGGGGAAACGTGTGCACAGAACAGATCTTTACGGGGCACAGGTGACGTGATGCTAAGGACTTGAATGTAGATTTTCCCATTTTTGCTCATTGTTATCCCTTTGAGATTATCTTCCTTTCATAGAACTCATTGATACTAACGGCTTGTTTATTCGTCTAGACCATGAGTTTCTTGAGGTAAAGGGCCTTGACTTTCATTTTTGAGttcccagcacctggcacagtgcctagcacgtagtaaagtgaagttgctcagttgagtgtgactttgtaatcccatgggcagtatagcctagcaggctcctccgaaggattaaaaaaatacagactaAATAAAATAGTGACAGTTTCACATTTAATTCAGTCTTTATTGACCCTTCTTCTGAGTCAAAGCCCACAGATGCTGCTGGGTTAACTGATTATCTACCATGCTCCCAGAGCAACGTAAATGTAATATCCATTAAAAAAGTTCCATCATTGTGTTAATTGTATTGTATTGAAATTGTCTATTATATTTCTGTCTTACCTAGTAGACTAAAATCTTTTGAGATCAGTGATCTTGTAGCTTTGTATCATAAACCCAACAGTAGCTGGCAGGCATTTTCTGATCTAAGTTGAACAACTAAGAAAGACTACGTTTTGGTCTGCAAAAGCTTTATTTCTGCATGTATGTGTGatttaacaaatacttttaaCAAGCAAAATTAACAATATTACTTAAGTACAATCAACAATACAAGATAAAGTGCCAAATTATCTGAAATCAGAGCATTCTGGATAAAACACTGGGAAAAACAATGGCTTCCCCTTGTTTATAGGCATTAATAGCACCTCTTTTCTATTTGCTTCAAGTCTTCAAAATGGTAAGTGTGCTTTCCATGACCCTGGAGGCAGAGTTTCCAGAGACACACCTTTAAAAGCTCAGAAATTGGGTTTAGGTGACATTTTGTGAGAAGAGTTCAGGAGACCACGCACTTTTACTTTCAGGTGCTGACGGTGACCAGTTTTCTGAAAATGGAAGGCAACATTTGACTTCTGCACAAGAACCACGTCCCaaaactgactctttagaaatcCAGCCTGACCTTATATTGTTATAGTCAggagttttctgttttataactgCTGCTGTAAGCATAGTCTTTAAATTTAACTCCTTCTTAATTAAGCATTTACCAGTTCTTTGCTTGccatatttcagtttttttcttggtAACTCATTTTGATCAGGAGAATTATAAGCAGCGTGGCATTTCCTTAGACCCGTGGCCCAGAATCCAAGCATATCTGAAGGAAACACTTTTTGTGTGGTAGGAGGGACCCACTCATCAGCGTCAGTTTCAAGGCACTCAGTGACAGGATGGTTGTTGGAGACCTCTGGTGGTGTACCAGATACAGTAGGGCTTCTGGATTTCTGGCCAGGtgtctttatattttttggaCAGACAGGGGTGGCCTGCAGTGCGTCATTTGCAGAAGAAATCCTTGTTTTTTTATAGTTAGCATCAAGGTCCAAATAAAAGGCAGGTAATTTTTGGAAAGCTCCTTTCATTCCATGAATCCTACTTTGGTGGAATCCAGTAACTGGAGTTGACTGTGAACACGGAACAAAGTCTtggctatattcaatatcatatTCTGAATCTGATTGAAAATGAGGTGGAGAGGGACAGGTTCTTGGATAGAGAGAGGCAGATGTGTTTTGCAAGGATAATTTTTGTGATGACTGGCTGGAGTTTTCAGAAAGTGATCTCAGTGAAAAATCAGATTCTGTATGATGACTTTCTGCCAAAGACTTTCCCCACTGTAAGAAAATATTCTGTGACCTTTTGGTCATTTCTGTTACAATGTCCATCTCTTTAGGACTATCATCAAAGAGATCCACAGAAGCATTGTAACTGCCTTCATGACCAGTAGAACAGTTCTGTGTTGGGTTATTACCAGTGTGTTCATAAAGCATTTCTCTCAATATATTCATACTTCTATTTGGAGTACTGTGAAGAGCTTCTAAAGGATATGTGAGTTTCCTGCAAATTGTCAAACTGTTGCCCTGATTCTTTGGCCGCCTACAgtattgtttattttctaagcTGGGAAACTTGGAAACAACATTATACCTCCTAGAATGCAAAGTTGTCAACTTTTCACTCATTTCTGAAAGTGATTTTTCTCCACATCCATTATTATATTTGCTGCTGAGACAAGAATGGTCAGCCTCTGAAGTATTGTGCTTACATGAAATTTCAGTCTCACATGGTAGAATTCTCGTAGACTTAAGAGCAACTGTTGTGCCTGAGCCTTTTGAAGATGGAAACAGAGCTGACAGATGAACATTTGGTAGAGAATGTTCAGAAATATCTCTTTTATTACCACTAAAAGAGAGAGCCTCTGCTCTGTTCTCTGGCTGTGATTCCTTATGAATGCTAGGACTTGGATTTGCTTCATGGTTGGAAAGGAAGTTCTCTCTGCTGGAGTTTGCTTTGACTGTTGCTGGTGGTGACCTTAAGGCTATACGTGGTGTATGCAAGGCTCCAGGGGTTCTTTGTGGAGTCAGTGATAACCTGCTGTGGTCCACATGCAGTTTACTGATGTCATTATCTAGACGACATTTCCTGCTGCTGGCATCTGTCTGGTTTACAGCGATTTCACTTTCGATAGCTGCCAGAAATTTGTTTAGGCTTTCAGAGAGTGGCAGGTCATCCCAGATCTCAAGGTCACAGTCCTGGGAACCACTGACTATTTCCTCAAGTCTGAGTGATGAAGATGGATAACACATACATCTCTGCTGAAAGCTAGGGAGGGTATCTACCTCCTGATTCTGGTGACATGTTATCTCATGCTGAGAATATGTAACTTCCACTGCACTGTGGAAGGATTTTGTATTCCTTGGTTCAAATCGCTCCTGTACTTTTATAGGGAATAAATTAGAGTCAGGAACTCCAATTTCATGATGATTGCTATGAACTGCACTTGGCTGATTAGCCTGTAGGCCAGGTTCTTCATCTAACTTTAGTGCTGAACTCTTTTTGTCCATATGTGAAACCAGGCTCCATGAACCCTGAATGGTATCAAGGCAGCTATTGGAACCAGTGGCCTCTGCAGAGGAGATGCACTTTCTGTTCTGGTGAAGAGTACCAATGGCCTTGCTTTGTTCCAAAGCTGAAAAACCATCATCTGTTAGTTGTGAAACAACAGAAGTGAGATCTAGTGATAGCTGCCAGAATCCTGGAAAATAATCTTTGTCATGGGGCTCAAAACAAGAACTGCTGTCAGGGCCACATAAGCTGCTGAGATCGCTATTCGAACTTTCTAAAGCAAGTAAGTGGCTATTAGGTGTCTGGGAGCCACAGCGAAGTTTCCTGACAGCAGAAAGCTTCAAAAGCCGACGGAAATAGTCAATGACAGTGAAGCCTACAACATTTGGGTCTGGTGGAATGATCTGGCAAGCTACGAGTGCTTTAACTACTCTCTTGCGGTCTGAGCACTGCTCTGAGAAGTTACTGGAACCTGAACCTTTTCCATGCTGGTTTTCAAAATTCTGTGGAAGAAGTAAATGAATTTAAATGAGAataaatttttcttcctttgacttAAACATGAAACAGGGATTTAAAAGGTTAAAACAGATGTAGCTATAACTCCCACCCCCATAATTCAATTCCTCTAGCATGATAGGGTTATATGGAATTATAATTATGGGGAAATAAACCTTGGAGTAAAGAGACTTGTCTTCAAATTCTGTTCCAAACATTTCCTAATGTGGGGACTTTGGATAAGTTATTaggagcctcagttttttcatttataaagtaAGGATACATAGTCAGGATTATTATATTAGCaataacacacaaaaaattgtGGTGCTTAGCAAATAGTTGTtgttcaataaatggtagttACTATTACATTTCTCACTAGCTTCCATAAACTTTGAATGTTTAAAGGAATGTTCTTATATcgctaaaaacaaaaaaggaaaaaaagaggcatCTAAGATTTTAACACAGAAAACCTCTGTAGCTCCTAGTTTCAACTTCCCTTTGGGTTTTCTCACTGTTCAGTTGTGAAGTGCTGTGTTCCCTTTTTAAAGCCCTGATCGCAATACAGGCAAAATATTCATTTGTTCCCGTTAGCAtacaagagacagaaaaagattATTCCTTAAGAGTCAGCACGTTCTTTAGACTTTTTCTACAGTCACTTTTATATAAGACCATCCTTCCTAACCTATTCTAAGAGTTATCAGTACTCAGTTACTTTGCTTTCAATGTTACTTCCCTCCTTTTTGTAGATAAGAGTTGATCAAAGTTTTACTATAGAATCTAAACCGAATTTAGAGAGCACAGTAAATAccaaatatcaaaacaaaatacCTAACGCTTatgaatttataataaatttagatTTCTAAAACTCTGAAAGCCTTTCAACAGGGCTCTTCTAGCTTTTGAAAGAGGAACTTGTCATATACATGATGTTTTAAAGGATCATCTATAGCCTATTTTTATGTAGTTTAAAGGGTTTCTACAGGCCCTCACATTTATGACTCCTAAAAACTActtagaaaattaaaagtttcacTACAATGGAAATATTAGCATAATACTAAGAACAAACTAGTCTCAATTACCGTCACTCCAAAAACAAAGTTTTGTCCGACAAAGCAAGTTTCCACTGCTTTAGTTAATAGGTTTTGGGTTGTATCACTGCCCAGAGTTTCTGGTATTTCACTGGGATCCTGAATGTACcttaattgaaaagaaaataaaaaatgggagaGCATGAAACTTTTAAGTTACatataggaaaaagaaatgtgactTTAACAGCTAGGTGTTTTGTTCCCTCTGAATTCCTATAGCCTAGAAAGACAAAAGCAGTTGATCAAGTGTGAATAAAGTAGATGCCTGTCTAGTAACCAGGCCTAGCAATTATTCTAAAAGTGGCAGTGGGAGAAGTGGTAGGATCTTTAGCCCTTCTCCTCAGTGTAGAGGGAAGTCTTTCCCCATCGCTGGCAATCCTGGCTGTGGTCCTTGGCTTTTCCTTTCTTCAAATCAGTTTGCTCACAGCTACAAGGAGATGGACagagattttctctctctctatatatatacttacattgTCAGGACAACATCTTAACAGGTCCAACTATGCAGATGAAGTTGCAatgcaaatgaaataaatgacaaaatttcaaCTTCTGATATGCAAATATTCCTTCAAATAGCTTCTTCTACCTCAAGAGACCTTAGCCACTTGATTTGAATAATCCTTCAGTTTGAAATGATTTTACTTTCTTCATCTATATTTCTCTAACTTGGATTAAAGTTTTGTAATTTAATACTCTAATTACAGTTTAGTTGGTCTGAATAAAAGGAGCATGGTTTAACATTATCACAATATGTATTCACAAAATaaacatctttctctttctttcttatctttttaaatgaaCTGATGATTTGAGGTCAAGGGATCATCTTTTTACtaaatgcatattattttaaaaacatatatcttCAAACTTGATGTACATGGCTAGGAAAAGAATGCTTTAAATATTCTTACCTGTGCAAACCAGTGGCTGTGAGACCAAAAAATGCATCTAAGCAGCTTCCAAATACAGTAACGCCAAATAATTTGTTTGATTCTGCAACTTTTAAGGAAAGCTTGTATCTGTAAATGGCATTTTCAGCTTCACCAGTAGAGCCACATTTTGGACAATTAGATCTGGAAAAGTGCAGGGAAAAAAGAGATGTTCACTAACTTTTTTTGTGATGTAAAATAAATCTGGCAAagtgaagattaaaaatattttctgtacaAAATGTACAACTTACATTGTAAAATGATTTCAGATCAAcctcttttaaattttctctatttGTAAGTTACTTTTACTTGTGGGGGCAAACTAAATATAGCGAAGTAAATGCCACACCAAGGGAAGACCTAAAATTTAATGTCTACCTTCTGTTCAAAGAACAATGAgtaatctttaaatatttatgaagttcCTAGTCATACTTTTCTCACTATGATAAGGAtaacttaactttttaaaaattcattgaaatATGTTGAGAATTTATTAGATTACAGAAACTAGGTACAAAACATCTTGTTTAACTTGTGTTGCAATTATGGTCAAAGTCTTTCTTATAAAAAAATACTGTGTGTCAAGTATAACACTACTGTAATGCACTAGCTCTCTGGTCTCGGAATATATATTAAGATCTTTAAACTTAAACTTACTCATCTGTGAAATCCAGGATTGAAGAAGGATAAAATGAGGCAAAGTATAAGAAATAAAGTTAAAGAGTCTAGTATAGATCTTGTCAAATTAATGTGTTTAGTCTGCTGCTCTCTTATGATTAAATATTGGTTTACTGCCACTTCCGCTTATGTTTCCCTCTTTTCTAGTTGTTTGTACTATTTTGGAATTCTGCTACCCATCTTTAACATTCTTAGTTTAGCAAACTGACCCCTTAAAACATCTTTGGTAATGGTTAATCCTAGAATGTTTTTTCTTCATGTTGCTAATGATTTGGCTTAAAAAAAGTGGAAAAGTGCAAACAGAAAATAATGTTAAAACATAGTGGTATAAATTTGATTGCTTCCAgatagccactgctgctgctgctgctgctgagtcacttcagtcgagtccgactttgtgcaaccccatagacggcagcccaccagacttccccgcccttgggattcaccaggcaagaacactgcagtgggttgccatttccttctccaatgcatgaaagtgaaaagtgaaagtgaagtcgctcagtcgtgcccgactcttagggaccccatggactgcagcctaccaggctcctctgtccgtggattttccaggcaagagtactggagtggggtgccattgccttctccgagatagcCACTAGGGGGAGCCTTAATTCCATGACTCACAAGGTGACTATTTTGAACAAAGGTTAATCCTTCATGTAAATTACTGATTCGCCCGCATTACATTTGtgctaattatttttttatccacAATGATAATGGAACTGTGACAATCCATTCATATAATCTTAACCAAATTGGCTGGAGTTTGTGTTGTATTCTGGGCATAGAATAAGTGAAGGTAATCCACTTACCAGGGTGATAAAACCTCACTAGTACCAAGCTCTAGTGAAATGAATtagtgttttaaatgttttaaacataTATTAGAACTTGTTCAAAAATTATGTATTAATAATGCATTCAAGTCTAATGCAAAATTCTTAGCAAACCTTAGAATTAATATGCATCAGTGTTTTACAATTTATAAACGTTTTCAcaaccaaggtaagagaaacccaagtaagacggtaggcgctgaaagagggcatcagagggcagacagactgaaaccacaatcacagacaactagccagtctgatcacacggaccacagtcttgtctaactcagtgaaactaagccatgctgggtggggccacccaagatggatgggtcatggtagagaggtccactggagaagagaatggcaaaccacttcagtattcttgccttgggaaccccatgaacagtatgaaaaggcaaaaagataggatactgaaagatgaactccccaga
The genomic region above belongs to Bos taurus isolate L1 Dominette 01449 registration number 42190680 breed Hereford chromosome 29, ARS-UCD2.0, whole genome shotgun sequence and contains:
- the DDIAS gene encoding DNA damage-induced apoptosis suppressor protein encodes the protein MPQWEHMNRRRKFLLASVLALQNSSFIYPSCQKCFSRIILVSKRSNCPKCGSTGEAENAIYRYKLSLKVAESNKLFGVTVFGSCLDAFFGLTATGLHRYIQDPSEIPETLGSDTTQNLLTKAVETCFVGQNFVFGVTNFENQHGKGSGSSNFSEQCSDRKRVVKALVACQIIPPDPNVVGFTVIDYFRRLLKLSAVRKLRCGSQTPNSHLLALESSNSDLSSLCGPDSSSCFEPHDKDYFPGFWQLSLDLTSVVSQLTDDGFSALEQSKAIGTLHQNRKCISSAEATGSNSCLDTIQGSWSLVSHMDKKSSALKLDEEPGLQANQPSAVHSNHHEIGVPDSNLFPIKVQERFEPRNTKSFHSAVEVTYSQHEITCHQNQEVDTLPSFQQRCMCYPSSSLRLEEIVSGSQDCDLEIWDDLPLSESLNKFLAAIESEIAVNQTDASSRKCRLDNDISKLHVDHSRLSLTPQRTPGALHTPRIALRSPPATVKANSSRENFLSNHEANPSPSIHKESQPENRAEALSFSGNKRDISEHSLPNVHLSALFPSSKGSGTTVALKSTRILPCETEISCKHNTSEADHSCLSSKYNNGCGEKSLSEMSEKLTTLHSRRYNVVSKFPSLENKQYCRRPKNQGNSLTICRKLTYPLEALHSTPNRSMNILREMLYEHTGNNPTQNCSTGHEGSYNASVDLFDDSPKEMDIVTEMTKRSQNIFLQWGKSLAESHHTESDFSLRSLSENSSQSSQKLSLQNTSASLYPRTCPSPPHFQSDSEYDIEYSQDFVPCSQSTPVTGFHQSRIHGMKGAFQKLPAFYLDLDANYKKTRISSANDALQATPVCPKNIKTPGQKSRSPTVSGTPPEVSNNHPVTECLETDADEWVPPTTQKVFPSDMLGFWATGLRKCHAAYNSPDQNELPRKKLKYGKQRTGKCLIKKELNLKTMLTAAVIKQKTPDYNNIRSGWISKESVLGRGSCAEVKCCLPFSENWSPSAPESKSAWSPELFSQNVT